DNA sequence from the Rattus rattus isolate New Zealand chromosome 2, Rrattus_CSIRO_v1, whole genome shotgun sequence genome:
AATCCAGGAGGGGTTTTGAAACAGAAATTGACATTGAGCTGTTGCTGCTGTCTGCCATTCTGACCACAGCATTTTGTTCTACATTCAGCAGGATTTGATACATACAAATGTATAAGTATAGGCGCCAAAATGCTCAAGACAGTGCACTTGGTTCACTCATTATTTAATTACAAACCAAGCTCAGAAATTGGCTGTATACAATAGACAATGGTAAATGTTTGATATGATGAACTAACTGGACCCattagagctcccaaggactaatcCACCAACGAAAGAGTATACACGGGCGGGTCCATGGTTCCTAATAGAAATATAGCAGaggacttatctggcatcagtgggagggtaggcacttggtcctgtggaggcttgttgccccagagaaggaggaagtgaggctagaggagagaggcaggagtgggtgggggaacatcctgtttgaagcaaaaaagaaagtaattaagacaACAATAAAGCTTCTTCAAAAATCTAAGTTACGACCGATTGCCAGAAAAAGAATGTGTTGTATGTAGTTACTCAAGCCTATAATGTTAGCACTTAGGAGGGTGAGACAGTAGAATTATTGATAGTTTACACTCAATGGGCCAGTTTCAGGAGAGTTCAAGATATATTGTGAGAATTGaaatatattccttttattttatttacttattttttttccaagacaggaacTTCTgaagttcaggctgaccttgaacttcagatcctgAAGCTTTCACCTCCCATGTTCTGGATCAACAGGCTTAGCTTtgctagaacaaaaaggagaaaatagttTCTGCAGGCTTCAACACACAGGTTTCTGCAGGCCTTCGTAGCAATATGTTTGCTGTACTACTAAAGccatactatatttttaaaagtctttttgaaaaatcaatcttctttttttgagttttggtttggtttctgagaAAGGGTTTACACTGTAGCTCTGAATATCCTGGATTTCACTCTGTACCTCAGGcaagcctcgaactcacagaaatctaccagactctgcctcccaagtgctggaactgagggcatgagccaccactgcccaactcaGTCTTTCTTTTATGTAATACATAAACATAGTTTCAGTAGAATTTTACTCGGAATATTACTATACCTATAAGCCATAGTGATGTTCCTGAGGGCATCTATCTCTACCAGGAGCAATGCTTCAAACACATTGAGATGGCAGAAGGCTGAGTCTTATTTCACTTTCTTGTTTATGCTTCATATTTTCTTACTATTAGAAAgttttatgatgtgtgtgtgtgtgtgtgtgtgtgtgtgtgtgtgtgtgtgtgtgtgtgtgtgtaccacatataCTCTgctacctgcagaggccagaagatggtgttgggtTGAGGTACTAAAGGTGAGTCAGAGCCTTTATAGGCACAATGCTGGGCAAAGGGGACacagacaaataataaatatctCAAACTCCCAGATTCTTCCTCACATACCAGACCAAAGGAACTTAGCAGACCTTAGCAGCTGAGGatgtctgggagctctggttcccATTAGTAAGTCTCCCCTCTACTCCCGTTCCTGCTATTGTCCATCATGGTCAGATAAGTTTAAAGCCAGATCAGAAGATGTTTACCCAAAATTGTTGGCCCATcagatttcctttctttgttgaaaCTGGCTAACTTAGGAAAGAAGACTACCAAAGATATTGAAGACCCTCAGTCCTCCAGGTTAAGCCCGCCAAATCTTCTTTGCAATGGatcatctcctcttcttcctttttttccttctcctcctccaatcctcatttccttctcctcatctcttctccctttctcctcctcctccttcctcagcttctgctttcttcctaagcttcttcctcttcctccttctcctccttcatttctcctcttctttctgtccccaacccccaccacccCACACGCACTTCTTCACTTTCAAATAAGTGTCTTTCATAAATTGGTTTTGCTGCTGtgtgtgaatttttttatttccctgcTACATGTTGTTTCTGAATTAGATTTCCCTgccttttagttatttttttgtttctggattgtataactttattatatataaatatatatcagaaatatattagaaacacacacacatgcatatgatgaTCTTTGGGTCTAGGCATGGACTTAATAAAGCCTTCTTaacttttacatttacttttctcTCAAGTCTAACTTTTCTCTAACAGATTCTAACAATTACCTTCCCCTCCTTCACTCAGCTTTTAGTTCATTGAGAATTTGACACATGACTATAATGTGTTTGGATCAAATCAACCCATcactatttgtttttaaactcacTAAATCCATTCAGTTCATCCTGTATGTGCATGGAACACAGGAATATGTCTAGTCTATCAGGAGCCAAAGAACATTGACAGTACCTTGAGACCCGAACAATGTCAGGCTAGGAATATTCTATGTCTTTTAGTTATTTAACTGGCAGGGGAAACAATGTGAACCTAGACACCTTACATGGGATCAGAATTCCTTGAAACTAGAATTACTGGCAGTTGTTGTGAGCCATTCACAaggagtactgggaattgaatccagctCCCTTGCAAGGACAGCGTGTGCTCTGACAGCTGCATATTCTTTCCAACCCTTATTACAGTTCATAAGgaactattttatttctctttgtagtcACTCTTCCTTAAACAGTAACCTttagccatgtgtgtgtgtgtgtgcgtgcgtgtgtgtgtgtgtgtgtgtgtgtgattctgtttccttttgtccATGTTCTGATGCTTCCAATCTTTAAAATGTTAGCAAACACTGCtccaaggaaggagaaggaatacTGGAAAGAAAATGCAATTTTTTATATCTAAGATCAAAACACTCTCAGCTTCCTTTGATTCTATCCTAGACTTTGTACCAACCGATTGggattcatttttaaacattctttctcTTTAGGTAATTTTTAATTAGCACACAAAATAATAGTTTTCATTATGGCATTCATTTTCACACTACCTTGTTGTGTGGTCCTCCCACTCtgctcctcttctctgcctccctcctacTCTCAGGATCCCCCATCATTTTCTAAAGTTTATGTGATGGAAGTTTATACTTTTTGCAGAACACACAGTCAATAAAGAATCATAGACCTCAATTCAGAGTTGTTACTAAAATGAAGAGAACATGGAATGAAAGAGGAATTAGGGAGAAGTAGAAAGCAGCTataaagaaacagcaaaacaagacAGGATAAGAAatgcaaacaagaaagaaaaagcaaaagaaaagaaagaaagaaagaaagaaagaaagaaagaaagaaagaaaggaaggaaggaagaaagaaaggaaggaagaaaggaagaaagaaagaagaaagaaagaaagaaagaaagaaagaaagaaagaaagaaagaaagagagagagaaaaacattcaAGACCTTGACTGTATTGCACAAGGGTTGGGAAgatatacaaaattttaaaatgcatagaaATGTTTCAACAATTTATGAGCAAGcatgaaaaagtaaaatgtattttcaattgcAACAATTTCAAATTGGACCATCTTGGCTTCATGAAAATTTCAACGTTCCAGTAAAAGTTGAAATATAACACAGAAGATTGTTATAAAATCCTTCCACTCTATTTTCCATTTGGACCTGTTGAATGTTACTTAATTTCTCACCATCTCTCTAGTGATGCCCTGCCTTTAAGAAGGTCAGTAGGAGAGCTAAACTTCTCTTTCCACATAGATTAAGGACAAATGTTTCTATGTGAAACTTCAGATCATATGACAACTTCATTATCATTCTCATTGTGGTTTGTCTCTTATATATTAGACGACTTGTTTCCCCTTGTGTGAGATGACAAGTTCTCTGTTCCTGTGACATCACAGTAGGCAATCATGATAGACAATTATCTTTACAGAGCACACACGTTAGCCATAAAATAagcacatgcttgctttagctgCAATGAGTATCCATATTCCTTGCTTTATGAGTGTAGGGTTTCCAAACGCTAAAGAGGTATTGTAGGTTGTAAAGTTTATTTGGACACTCAGTCCAGTCTCTTTCTGCTCCTAATTTGTGTTAGTTCTAGAAGGAGTTTTTAATAATTGATtgtctctcatttttaaaataaaacaactgtaACTGGAGACTGATAAAAGCCTTTCATTACACCAAGAGTTCTCAAGTGTTATAACAGCATAAAAAGACATGAGAAGTGGTCTGTAGTCTTGTTCTTTCTGCCCCTAAAATAATACTTACATTTGAGACGGTAGGCCCCATGCCAAGTTAGCAATTAGACTATTAATTCTTTATATAATGCAGCCTTGTGattatgctgctgctgctgatgatgacgatgacaacaacGACCacgatgatgacgacaacgactatgatgatgatgaattcattttattatgtCTAGTATTGGGAGAACTGGTTTTAAAAGCCCATTGCCAACTATTCATTTCCCTAGACATTGCTATAAAACATGTAATATTCTttagtaaattattttataagaatCTTATAGTGCAGTGAAAACTACCTCAAAGAAATAATACATGTCTACAACTATGTCAAAATCTTGTAGCACTGAAGTTATTCCCATCAAAGGAATGCATATTTGGTGACCCTGAGGAAAGAAACCCTACCATGAAGAATTTGAGCTCTTCCCTTTCAACACTCCAACCATTGTACTTAGAATAAGGAATATATGGCAAAATGTCTACAGGTATTAAATTAAgtttaaagaagtaaaaatacaCTTATTTTATAGCCTTGATCTAAGTACAAACATGACTCAAAATGAACTGGACCAGAATATTCTTAGAGTTATTGCCTTTAAAGTCATACCCTCACCTTCAACCATAGGCTTtatttgcaaaattatttttatttaactaaaatataattatatgatttcccctttctctccctttctctttctttcaatcCTTCTAATGACTCCCTGCTCCTTTTTAACCATTGTTACAGGCACAAGTGTTATTCTTACACAAAATTCCTATTCTTTGGTTCTGTCTGCCTTTATGAAAAGCTGTTGTGTCAAGGACATAAAATTTTGATACCCCATTTAGCTATGTCTAGACTTCTCAGAAGGCTACTATATACtcaactccttcttaaaatgcatttttcttctctattcgTCTGAATTTCTATAAAACAATATCCACGTTTTGGgtttaaagaacagaaattcatttttaacaGTTCTAGGAGCCATAAATCCAAGATCATACAGTTGTGTTCTAGTGAGATCTCCCAAGTTGCTGCTTGTCACTTTCCTTTAGCATCCAGAACTGTGGACATGCCTAGGTCAAGTAATAGAGATTTCCACTGTCCCATTGTGGGTTAGTCATACTATAACTTTTCTTCTCCACTTGGactaaatgctttattttagCAGGCAAATGGCTGGGTCCACTGCCAGTTATCACTAAATATCACTGTTTCAACCTCATGGAATTTATAAATTCCTCCAGATGCTCCCTAACATATGTCTGACAGTCTGTTTAGAGGGTTTTTAATAACAATTCTCAGATGTACATAGAAGAACTGAGAGATTTCTAACCAGTCAGGTGTGATTTCTATCCTCACACACCACTACCCTTTTAGAAAGTCACTAATTATACTTTGCTTCGTCAGCATGCAGAGGGGCAAATTGAAGGGTTCTTCATAGCTTACACTGTTCAGAAAAAGCCCCAAGGATTACAGAATTTACACCAGGATTCATGAGTCACAAACCAGGAAATATAAGAAACCCCAGAGATGATGTATTTGactaaagaaaatatgcaattaCTTCCTTCTATTCTTATGGTAACTTTATTGCTCGTAATTAGGTAAAAGATATAAGATCtctatcaaaattttaaaaagtaacattttgGAAAGGGAAGACAAAATGCAGACTGGTAAAGCCCAGTCTCAacagatacatctacaaaacaataCGACACATAAGGCTACAGGACCATGGTATAAGGTGGGTCAGAAAGACTTTAAGAAGCTGAGGATCAGTGACTTTGCTACAAGAGTGTGTCTCCTAGGGATGTCAGAAGGTACATACATGAGGTCTCACCAGCATGGCTTCCTGAACATGagtggaaatagaaaaattagCAGTAGACATGATAACATGGATGAAGAAGTGTAGCAAGGACCTAAACTTtacacaaagaactgtaggcaACTTAGAAATGCTGGGAGCAAGAGAGAAATAATGTTCTGCAGGAAAGAAAACACCAGTGTTTATATAATTGTTTGTCCAGTGTCAAATGGTCATGCCCAAAAATATGCATATAAGTAATACTATGCAAActgagcagattgtatttatgtatttatgtatctaagaatatgtatatatacacatatacatatgtatacatatatactatataaacatatacatacaaataatatataaagcaattatatttgtatatgtatatgtaaaataattgATGAAGGACCatgaatttgaataaaaatgggtATATGAAATGATTTGAAATGGGAAATGAAAGGGAGcactaaaataatttcaaaataattgaataaataaaaatgatgacaaccttaaaaaataagtaattcaAGCTCATTGTCATGGAAAATTAAAAGCTAATAAGGTGGGGGTCATTAGACATGATAGACCTATGCTTGAACTATAATTCTGCCTTTGTGTACATGCAATTATACCCTACTTAACTGGATTTTCCTAGTAGGATATGGACTGATCATTGGGTATTGGCTTTCCTGCAGGTTATAATGCCATCTATGTTTTCCAAATAGAGGTCAAGTAAGTTGCCAGTGACAAAGGAAATTTAACATATTATACTTAACAGCCTTCTACATAATGTAAGCAGAActttaagatctctctctctctctctgtgtgtgtgtgtgtgtgtgtgtgtgtgtgtgtgtatacatgaacacacatgtatgagGACACATGTGCGAGTATAACCATACACTTATGCTCATGTGTACAGATGGTTTCAGGGTCCAGACGATCTTTTGCAGCAGGATtcacacacagttgtgagcctgGATGCTCAAACCTAATTAGGGTCTTCTGCAAAAATACCAAGGCCAATGTCTGCCCAAGGTTGCTGCTAGGATGTTCACAGCATTCCAATCTTGAAGCATGGTAGCCATCCTTTCCAATGGCTCTTTCCTGGCTACCTATGACTACTATCAGTGCTCCTTGGCTTCCTTGACCAGCAACAGCTTCTGTGGAGGCTTTGAGTACCCCACAGATGCTTTGGCCTATCACCCGGTTTTCCCCATGGTCAAGCATGGCCACTAGTGGGCCAGCTTCATTTTCAGGAAGTCCTCCCTCTAATTCATGTCCAAAGTGTTGGAGTCCCCAAAGCACTTAGCAGAATTAATCTCCACAAACCCCTGCCAGCCTCTAAAACATGGTTACCTGTGACTGGACTATGCAAACCATGAAGAAGGAACACGTAATTCATCTTGGCCAGGCCAACACCAGAGTCCAGTCCTGACACAGTAGAATCACAAGCCAAGCCAAGTTTCATAGGTGCTAGACTGGAACCCTTACCCCACCATGTAAGCTACAAAAGCAGCTGCAAGCAGCAAGAACcagcaagagctggagagatctccctctcctctcacagCAGTGAGCTTTCCTAACCCATAGCTGGGCCTTGCACCAAAGCAGAAAATAAACATCGATCAAACACCCCACCTTAATAAAAAGAATACCAATTGTTCCTAACTGTTGGGCATTCTCTCCAACTCtgtaataaatgaaaaatcaacTAATGAGTAAAATATCCATTACTACTATATCGATTCAATCTTAAATGCTTGATGAGACTTActatggtttttggttttattttgattttttatatttgttttcaggAATCTTTACTGAAAGTTTACTACAAATGAAATAGAATTTCAGAACTTTAGACAGCAGCTTTCTCTTCAGAGTTGTGTCAAACACTGCGAAGAAGTAAGTGCAGGTAGTTCCTCCCTGACTTTCTTCTTCTCATATGTACAGTCTGTTGACCTCATTTATTTTCAGAACAAAATGACTTTCAATCTCTTGGAACCTCATGAATTTCTATGACagctatttatatttatatgaagcCAGACAATTTTAAATTCTCTGAAATATTCTCTCCCTGGCTACATATATTCAACTAGACAACACTTGAGATCATATCTAAAAGAAAATCTTAGTTGCCTCAGACCAAAGGAATGAATTTCATTGAAACATTTCCTTCTTTCAGTGCAGTGCCTGGTTAAATTGTTATGTGCTAAACAAATTTAATTCCATCAGAAATTAAATGGGCACAATTGAATGCCAGCCGAACTTGtagaaaaatatgagaaaacaatCAGAAGGTTTATTCTGCAATGATTTATGTGACCTTAGTCCTTGGATTGTTGTGTGAGTGTAAtgctaatataaataatataaaaattaataagtctgttatatttgtcattttatttataaataagtttgTTGTATTTAACAATTTTTTCATTATATCAATTTAAATCTTTCTTGCAGATAATGGTCTATTCTCCATTGGAAATATGGCACCCAGGGACATCTACTAAGATGAAAGACATAAGGCAGCACTCAGATTCAGAGCATCTCCTAGAGGATGCAATTGCCATCACAGCATTTAGCACACTTTTGTATCCACAGTTGGTGTACATGCTCATGAAGGACTTTGATGAGCTGTTCAACACTTCAGTCAATTAGGGTAACACACTTTATGTCAACCTGGAAAGGAAATACTCTACATGATTTCCTGTTAGCTGGATCCTGTGTTTTCAATATAAAAGACATATAGTCAACCCACTGaacttttattttctgcattttcctTCAGAGCGCTCTTGCACTCAATTGAATGATCCATTATGCAGTGGATCATGGACACTGCCCTGTAAATGTAAGTCATGTGGATCATTTGCTGggtgagaaaggaggggagggggttggagatttagctcagtggtagagtgtttgcctagcaagcacaaggccctgggatcggttctcagttccaggaaaaaaagaaaaagaaaaagaaaaaaaaaggaggggaagcCTACATGCAATTATACAGCCTTtctattcatttaaaaagatCACTCTAATAAGCTATTGTCTTAAAATGGATTAGTCACAAATTTAACTACCTTAGAACGTAAGAGGCTTTATGGAGACTTTCTATGTGAGAGAGTTGCAAAGGTAAAGAACATTACTATGAAAAAGTGAGAAGGAGgcttttttaattagaaaatctGAGATATTTGTTTTAGGGATGTTTGTTATGAAAATCGAGCCTAGTAATTTCCTTTCTGTactattctcttttttaaaaaaatattatcatttgtATTATGCATTTTCATAAACGTATATAGTACAATGTTACCAATGCCCATTACTTATATTTTCTCGTGAGGAACTGAGTAACAGTTTACATTGTTGGCCAATATCTttcctaaattattttttgtttgtttcaatttttactggatattttatgtatttgtattgcaaatgttatcccctttttcccttcttccgtccaccctcccctccccctgcttctataaaagtgttcccacacccacccatccactccaacctcaactccCTGACATCACCCTATATtagggaaacaagtcttcacaggaccaaggacttctcctcctattgatgccagacaatgccatcctctggtaAATAtactgctggagccatggacccctcattggttggtggttttgtccctggaagttctagggcatctggttggttgatgttgttcttcctatggggttgtaaactccttcagctccttcagtccgttctctaactcctccatttcaATTCCCATGCTTACTCCTAAGAATAgcagcaagcatcctcatctgtatcagtaaggctctggcagagcctctcaggagtcatccatatcaggctcctgtcaacaagcatttcttagcatcctcagtagtgactgggtttggtggctgaatatgggagattcccatgtggggcagtctttAGGGAAGTctttattaggtcttctttgaaggtctgataggattctgcactaaatccatctggtcctggctttTTTGGGTTGGtagtcttttaatgactgcttctattttttaggggttatgggactatttagatgatttatctcatcctgatttaactttggtacttggtatctgtctagaaaattctctatttcctccagaatttccagttttgttgagtataggcttttgtagtaggatttgttgagtttttgaattttctcagattctgttatgtcaccttttcattttttattttgctcatttggacacactctctgtgccctctggttagtctgtctaagggtttatctatcttgtttttctcaaagaaccaacctttggttctgttgattctttgtatagttctttttgtttctacttggttgatttcagccctgagtttgactatttcctgccatctactcctcttgtgtggatttgcttctttttgttctagagctttcaggtgtgctgtcaagctgctaatgtatgctttctcctgtttcttttttggaggttctcagagctgtgagttttcctcttagcactgttttcattgtatcccataagtttgggtacattgtgccttcattttagttaaattctaaaatgtctttaatttctttcttgaccaagttatcgtcTAGTAGAGtgctgttcagcttccatgtatatgtcagcattctgttgtttttgttgctgttgaagaccagccttaatctgtggtgatcagataggatgcatgAAATTA
Encoded proteins:
- the LOC116894713 gene encoding pancreatic progenitor cell differentiation and proliferation factor-like, translating into MVAILSNGSFLATYDYYQCSLASLTSNSFCGGFEYPTDALAYHPPASFSGSPPSNSCPKCWSPQST